A DNA window from Taeniopygia guttata chromosome 8, bTaeGut7.mat, whole genome shotgun sequence contains the following coding sequences:
- the GLUL gene encoding glutamine synthetase isoform X1: MGLLRSLQCLLTARASSCCLPALGGFVSPLQRSGGHRSATAACTRNPLIRTAAMATSASSHLSKAIKHMYMKLPQGEKVQAMYIWIDGTGEHLRCKTRTLDHEPKSLEDLPEWNFDGSSTYQSEGSNSDMYLRPAAMFRDPFRKDPNKLVLCEVFKYNRQSAESNLRHTCRRIMDMVSNQHPWFGMEQEYTLLGTDGHPFGWPSNGFPGPQGPYYCGVGADKAYGRDIVEAHYRACLYAGVKIGGTNAEVMPAQWEFQVGPCEGIEMGDHLWIARFILHRVCEDFGVVVSFDPKPIPGNWNGAGCHTNFSTKSMREEGGLKHIEEAIEKLSKRHQYHIRAYDPKGGLDNARRLTGFHETSNINEFSAGVANRGASIRIPRNVGHEKKGYFEDRRPSANCDPYAVTEALVRTCLLNETGDEPFEYKN, translated from the exons ATGGGCCTGCTGCGGAGCCTGCAATGTTTGCTCAcagccagggccagcagctgctgcctgcctgccctggggggTTTCGTCAGCCCCCTGCAGCGCTCCGGGGGACACCGCTCGGCCACCGCTGCTTGCACAAG GAACCCCCTCATCAGGACTGCAGCCATGGCCACCTCAGCGAGCTCCCACCTGAGCAAAGCCATCAAGCACATGTACATGAAGCTGCCGCAGGGGGAGAAGGTCCAGGCCATGTACATCTGGATCGACGGCACGGGGGAGCACCTCCGCTGCAAAACCCGCACGCTGGACCACGAGCCCAAGAGCCTGGAAG ATCTCCCTGAGTGGAATTTTGATGGCTCCAGCACCTACCAGTCCGAAGGCTCCAACAGTGACATGTACCTGCGACCTGCTGCCATGTTTCGGGACCCTTTCCGCAAGGACCCCAATAAACTTGTTCTCTGTGAGGTCTTCAAATACAACCGTCAGTCTGCAG AGTCAAATCTCCGGCACACCTGCAGGAGGATTATGGACATGGTGTCCAACCAGCACCCCTGgtttgggatggagcaggagtaCACTCTCCTGGGGACAGATGGCCATCCCTTTGGCTGGCCTTCCAATGGCTTCCCTGGACCCCAAG GTCCTTATTACTGCGGTGTAGGGGCAGACAAAGCCTATGGCAGGGACATTGTGGAGGCCCACTACCGAGCGTGCCTTTATGCTGGTGTGAAAATCGGAGGAACCAACGCAGAAGTGATGCCAGCCCAG TGGGAGTTCCAGGTGGGACCATGCGAAGGGATTGAGATGGGGGATCACCTCTGGATCGCGCGCTTCATCCTGCACCGGGTGTGCGAAGACTTCGGGGTCGTGGTGTCCTTCgatcccaaacccatccctgggAACTGGAACGGTGCTGGCTGCCACACCAACTTCAGCACCAAGAGCATGAGGGAAGAAGGAGGTCTCAA GCACATCGAGGAGGCCATCGAGAAGCTGAGCAAGCGCCACCAGTACCACATCCGTGCCTACGACCCCAAGGGGGGGCTGGACAATGCCAGGCGCCTGACGGGCTTCCACGAGACGTCCAACATCAACGAGTTCTCGGCCGGCGTGGCCAACCGCGGCGCCAGCATCCGCATCCCGCGCAACGTGGGCCACGAGAAGAAGGGCTACTTCGAGGACCGCCGGCCCTCCGCCAACTGCGACCCCTACGCCGTGACAGAGGCCCTGGTCCGCACGTGTCTGCTCAACGAAACCGGGGACGAGCCTTTTGAGTACAAGAACTAA
- the GLUL gene encoding glutamine synthetase isoform X2 has protein sequence MATSASSHLSKAIKHMYMKLPQGEKVQAMYIWIDGTGEHLRCKTRTLDHEPKSLEDLPEWNFDGSSTYQSEGSNSDMYLRPAAMFRDPFRKDPNKLVLCEVFKYNRQSAESNLRHTCRRIMDMVSNQHPWFGMEQEYTLLGTDGHPFGWPSNGFPGPQGPYYCGVGADKAYGRDIVEAHYRACLYAGVKIGGTNAEVMPAQWEFQVGPCEGIEMGDHLWIARFILHRVCEDFGVVVSFDPKPIPGNWNGAGCHTNFSTKSMREEGGLKHIEEAIEKLSKRHQYHIRAYDPKGGLDNARRLTGFHETSNINEFSAGVANRGASIRIPRNVGHEKKGYFEDRRPSANCDPYAVTEALVRTCLLNETGDEPFEYKN, from the exons ATGGCCACCTCAGCGAGCTCCCACCTGAGCAAAGCCATCAAGCACATGTACATGAAGCTGCCGCAGGGGGAGAAGGTCCAGGCCATGTACATCTGGATCGACGGCACGGGGGAGCACCTCCGCTGCAAAACCCGCACGCTGGACCACGAGCCCAAGAGCCTGGAAG ATCTCCCTGAGTGGAATTTTGATGGCTCCAGCACCTACCAGTCCGAAGGCTCCAACAGTGACATGTACCTGCGACCTGCTGCCATGTTTCGGGACCCTTTCCGCAAGGACCCCAATAAACTTGTTCTCTGTGAGGTCTTCAAATACAACCGTCAGTCTGCAG AGTCAAATCTCCGGCACACCTGCAGGAGGATTATGGACATGGTGTCCAACCAGCACCCCTGgtttgggatggagcaggagtaCACTCTCCTGGGGACAGATGGCCATCCCTTTGGCTGGCCTTCCAATGGCTTCCCTGGACCCCAAG GTCCTTATTACTGCGGTGTAGGGGCAGACAAAGCCTATGGCAGGGACATTGTGGAGGCCCACTACCGAGCGTGCCTTTATGCTGGTGTGAAAATCGGAGGAACCAACGCAGAAGTGATGCCAGCCCAG TGGGAGTTCCAGGTGGGACCATGCGAAGGGATTGAGATGGGGGATCACCTCTGGATCGCGCGCTTCATCCTGCACCGGGTGTGCGAAGACTTCGGGGTCGTGGTGTCCTTCgatcccaaacccatccctgggAACTGGAACGGTGCTGGCTGCCACACCAACTTCAGCACCAAGAGCATGAGGGAAGAAGGAGGTCTCAA GCACATCGAGGAGGCCATCGAGAAGCTGAGCAAGCGCCACCAGTACCACATCCGTGCCTACGACCCCAAGGGGGGGCTGGACAATGCCAGGCGCCTGACGGGCTTCCACGAGACGTCCAACATCAACGAGTTCTCGGCCGGCGTGGCCAACCGCGGCGCCAGCATCCGCATCCCGCGCAACGTGGGCCACGAGAAGAAGGGCTACTTCGAGGACCGCCGGCCCTCCGCCAACTGCGACCCCTACGCCGTGACAGAGGCCCTGGTCCGCACGTGTCTGCTCAACGAAACCGGGGACGAGCCTTTTGAGTACAAGAACTAA